The following are from one region of the Paenibacillus sp. JZ16 genome:
- a CDS encoding phosphodiester glycosidase family protein, translated as MRKLKYIRPKQLNRTFMLAIAPFIGMLLCMWFITEPPRLSHDTAEYIPSGSISEQSAVIKQDLDQAAVSAEQTISSIEKTAKLYRQTTATVGTILQTAESQAARPEQIYNRRITTKLGVPIETVNSDRIRIELYKINPGTYHGYAMKVKLKDPSAMKMSLGSESGRPGSVETTMRAVSRHGAVAGINAGGYADGNGGRHPLSTTYYDGKYVSGFQPSFKDLAFVGMSKSGKLIGGKFYSQSELDRLDPMFGATFVPVLLQNGSKTTIPEKWRTTPGRAPRTVIGNYKDDQLLILVTEGYDEKGKSGATLQELQNKLKKLGVIDAYNLDGGGSASLILNGRVVNKPSDGSLRPVPTHFLFFK; from the coding sequence GTGAGAAAACTGAAGTATATCCGTCCCAAGCAGTTAAACCGTACGTTTATGCTGGCCATTGCACCTTTTATCGGAATGCTGCTGTGTATGTGGTTCATCACGGAACCGCCGCGTCTGTCGCACGACACCGCCGAGTACATACCATCCGGCAGCATATCGGAACAATCAGCCGTGATCAAACAGGATTTGGATCAAGCCGCCGTCTCTGCGGAACAGACGATATCCTCCATTGAAAAAACGGCCAAGCTCTATCGGCAGACGACGGCCACAGTGGGAACCATTCTGCAAACAGCGGAATCGCAAGCCGCGCGCCCGGAGCAAATCTATAATCGACGGATCACAACCAAATTGGGTGTCCCTATTGAAACGGTCAACAGTGACCGGATTCGAATCGAATTGTACAAGATCAATCCGGGCACCTATCACGGCTATGCGATGAAGGTCAAACTGAAGGATCCTTCCGCGATGAAGATGTCGCTTGGCAGCGAAAGCGGCAGACCCGGGTCCGTCGAAACCACCATGCGCGCCGTAAGCCGGCATGGTGCGGTCGCGGGGATTAATGCCGGTGGATACGCTGACGGGAACGGGGGCAGACATCCACTGAGCACGACCTATTATGATGGCAAATACGTCTCGGGGTTTCAACCGAGCTTTAAGGATCTTGCCTTTGTCGGCATGAGCAAATCCGGCAAGCTGATCGGTGGCAAGTTCTACAGCCAGAGCGAGCTTGACCGGCTCGATCCCATGTTCGGTGCTACCTTTGTCCCCGTGCTGCTCCAAAACGGCAGCAAGACGACAATTCCCGAGAAATGGAGAACGACCCCCGGCCGCGCACCGCGTACCGTCATCGGCAACTACAAGGACGATCAGCTGCTCATCCTGGTTACCGAAGGATATGATGAGAAGGGCAAATCGGGAGCCACGCTGCAAGAGCTGCAAAACAAGCTTAAAAAGCTGGGCGTGATCGATGCGTATAATCTGGATGGCGGCGGGTCCGCATCCCTCATCCTAAACGGCCGCGTCGTGAACAAACCATCGGACGGAAGTCTGCGTCCGGTACCTACGCACTTCTTATTTTTCAAATGA
- the serC gene encoding 3-phosphoserine/phosphohydroxythreonine transaminase gives MSKRAYNFNAGPAALPLEVLERAQAEFVNYGDTGMSIMEMSHRGAVYEAVHNEAQERLLSLLGNPSGYKVLFIQGGASTQFAMIPMNFLGQDQVANYVMTGSWSDKAIKEAKLIGETHVAASSEESKYMALPSLKDIQLSDRAAYLHLTSNETIEGTQFKEFPDTGSVPLICDMSSDILSRPFDLNQFAMVYAGAQKNLGPSGVAVVIVREDMITDSPKHLPTMLRYNTYLKNNSLYNTPPSFGIYMINEVLKWIEEKGGLQGVQEMNRKKAALIYDAIDHSEGFYRGCVNAEVRSDMNITFRLASEELEKEFVKASEQAGFVGLKGHRSVGGLRASVYNAVPYESAQALVEFMQQFKNSHN, from the coding sequence TTGAGCAAGAGAGCATACAATTTTAACGCAGGACCTGCTGCATTGCCGCTTGAAGTGTTGGAGCGCGCCCAGGCCGAATTCGTCAATTACGGGGATACCGGCATGTCGATCATGGAAATGTCGCATCGCGGTGCTGTGTATGAAGCCGTTCATAACGAAGCGCAGGAGCGCCTGCTGTCCCTGCTGGGGAATCCATCCGGCTATAAGGTGTTGTTCATCCAGGGCGGTGCAAGCACACAATTTGCGATGATACCGATGAACTTCCTGGGACAAGATCAGGTTGCGAACTATGTAATGACGGGAAGCTGGTCTGACAAGGCGATTAAAGAAGCCAAGCTGATCGGCGAAACTCATGTGGCGGCCTCTTCCGAGGAGAGCAAGTATATGGCTCTGCCTAGCCTTAAGGACATCCAGCTGTCGGATCGTGCAGCTTATCTCCATCTTACGTCCAATGAAACGATTGAAGGTACGCAGTTTAAGGAATTCCCGGATACCGGCTCGGTGCCGCTTATTTGTGATATGTCGAGCGATATTCTCAGCCGTCCGTTCGATTTGAACCAATTCGCCATGGTTTATGCGGGTGCCCAGAAGAACCTGGGGCCGTCCGGCGTAGCGGTTGTGATCGTTAGAGAGGATATGATTACAGATTCTCCTAAACATCTGCCAACTATGCTCCGCTACAATACGTATTTGAAAAATAACTCGCTGTACAATACGCCGCCGTCATTCGGCATCTATATGATCAACGAAGTGCTGAAGTGGATTGAGGAGAAGGGCGGCCTGCAAGGCGTTCAAGAGATGAACCGCAAGAAAGCCGCACTCATTTACGATGCCATCGATCACAGCGAAGGCTTCTACCGCGGCTGCGTGAATGCAGAGGTACGTTCCGATATGAACATTACCTTCCGTCTTGCTTCCGAGGAGCTGGAGAAGGAATTCGTGAAGGCTTCGGAGCAAGCAGGCTTTGTCGGCCTGAAGGGTCATCGCAGCGTTGGCGGTTTGCGCGCTTCGGTCTATAACGCCGTTCCGTACGAGAGCGCTCAGGCGCTCGTAGAATTCATGCAGCAGTTTAAGAACAGTCACAACTAA
- a CDS encoding aminotransferase-like domain-containing protein, whose protein sequence is MQYSFASRAQTLLSSPLRDIRELAKRDSFISLAEELPAEELFPLHSLAEAATSVLSEDPLALQYGEAEGYGPLREWLSEDFSRRKGLSIQPQHILLTTGTQQAIDLLVRVYVDPGDPVLVENPTSPGLLQVLRLQGAAIVPVEGDQDGMLPEHLEAMIRQHKPKLLMAAPNFTNPTGVMWSLERRQQVLELCISHGLLIVEDDSYGDLYFADAKNPKPRIPSIFSLEEPQGGHVLYVGSFSKTVAPALRTGWAAGNRRLIEMMTAVKQMADWQSSMLNQRMLHHLLESKHFKLEDHIGMLNREYATRLKLMVELLKRSAWKDSKYAVPPGGMFLWVQLPPGLNGDALLRAALLKGAAFLPGSMCSAADRTRECIRLNFTHPGRDELLLGMNLISEAVMEFTARN, encoded by the coding sequence ATGCAGTATTCCTTTGCTTCCCGTGCACAGACCCTTTTGTCATCCCCGCTGCGCGATATCAGGGAACTTGCGAAGCGGGATTCTTTTATTTCCTTGGCAGAAGAGCTGCCGGCCGAAGAGTTATTTCCTTTGCATTCACTGGCAGAAGCGGCGACCTCGGTGCTCTCCGAGGACCCGCTCGCCTTGCAGTACGGTGAGGCCGAAGGCTATGGACCGCTGCGCGAGTGGCTGAGCGAGGACTTTTCCCGCCGTAAAGGCCTGAGCATTCAGCCGCAGCATATTCTGCTGACTACGGGGACGCAGCAGGCCATCGATTTGCTGGTCAGGGTGTACGTGGACCCGGGCGATCCGGTGCTGGTGGAGAACCCCACCTCACCGGGACTGCTCCAGGTGCTGCGTCTCCAAGGTGCCGCCATCGTGCCTGTGGAGGGAGATCAAGACGGGATGCTGCCGGAGCACCTGGAGGCCATGATCCGGCAGCACAAGCCGAAGCTGCTTATGGCTGCGCCCAATTTTACCAATCCGACAGGCGTGATGTGGAGCTTGGAGCGGCGTCAGCAGGTGCTGGAGCTGTGTATCTCGCATGGACTTCTTATCGTGGAGGATGATTCTTACGGCGATCTTTATTTTGCGGACGCCAAGAATCCGAAACCCCGAATTCCTTCCATCTTCTCACTAGAGGAGCCGCAGGGAGGACATGTTCTGTATGTGGGCTCGTTCAGTAAAACGGTAGCGCCGGCGCTGCGTACGGGATGGGCTGCCGGGAACCGGCGCTTGATTGAGATGATGACGGCCGTGAAGCAGATGGCCGACTGGCAATCCAGCATGCTGAACCAGCGGATGCTGCACCATCTGCTGGAATCGAAGCATTTCAAGCTGGAGGACCATATCGGCATGCTTAATCGGGAATACGCAACGAGGCTCAAGCTGATGGTGGAGCTGCTGAAACGCAGCGCGTGGAAGGATTCGAAGTATGCGGTGCCTCCCGGGGGAATGTTTCTCTGGGTACAGCTGCCTCCGGGATTGAATGGGGATGCGCTCCTAAGAGCCGCTCTATTAAAAGGAGCCGCTTTCCTGCCAGGCTCGATGTGCTCGGCGGCAGATCGTACCCGTGAGTGTATCCGGCTGAATTTTACGCACCCGGGGCGGGATGAGCTGCTGCTCGGCATGAATCTCATCAGCGAAGCCGTGATGGAATTTACAGCCCGGAATTAG
- a CDS encoding AbrB/MazE/SpoVT family DNA-binding domain-containing protein — MKPAGVVRKVDQLGRIVLPKSLRKRYQMNEGDPVEILVQGDHIILERYRPKCVFCGSMDGVSEFKERYICSQCMSEMQQLPKHA; from the coding sequence ATGAAACCTGCTGGTGTTGTTCGTAAAGTGGATCAGCTGGGAAGAATCGTTCTGCCTAAGTCTCTACGCAAGAGATATCAAATGAACGAGGGGGATCCCGTAGAAATTCTTGTACAGGGGGACCATATCATATTGGAGCGCTATCGTCCGAAATGCGTCTTCTGTGGTTCTATGGACGGAGTAAGCGAGTTTAAAGAACGCTATATCTGTTCACAATGCATGTCCGAAATGCAGCAGCTTCCGAAACATGCCTAG
- a CDS encoding DNA-binding response regulator yields the protein MNQVWRVVIVGSQPTSMLGTKLILEEQQDLLVEGMTSSDSEGLRMVGDLLPDLVLLDYHLSEHTSEAVLEQMKQLSPKTHVVIMTDNDGLPLLQSLISRGASGLLSKQASTFQLIHMITGLREGVASLPLDWVRQGIWPLTASAMNEGGLQLSETEAFIMERIVQGITYDKIAMEIQVSRRSIDNYLRKIYVKLGVSTRAQAIEKYALYTRQGRQIYA from the coding sequence ATGAATCAGGTTTGGCGGGTAGTTATCGTCGGCAGTCAACCTACAAGCATGCTGGGAACAAAATTGATTTTGGAAGAGCAGCAGGATCTGCTCGTTGAGGGAATGACATCCTCGGATTCAGAAGGGCTTCGCATGGTCGGGGATTTGCTTCCTGACTTGGTACTATTGGATTATCATTTGTCGGAACATACCTCGGAAGCCGTATTGGAGCAGATGAAGCAGCTGTCCCCGAAGACCCATGTCGTCATTATGACCGACAATGATGGCCTTCCTTTGCTGCAATCCTTGATCAGCCGCGGGGCAAGCGGCCTATTGTCCAAGCAGGCATCCACATTTCAGCTCATACATATGATTACCGGACTCCGGGAAGGCGTTGCCTCGCTGCCGCTCGACTGGGTAAGGCAAGGTATCTGGCCGTTAACGGCCTCTGCAATGAACGAGGGCGGACTCCAGCTCTCCGAGACGGAGGCTTTTATAATGGAACGGATTGTCCAGGGCATTACATACGACAAAATCGCCATGGAAATTCAGGTGAGCCGCCGCTCGATTGACAATTACCTTCGTAAAATCTATGTGAAACTCGGGGTATCCACCCGTGCACAGGCGATCGAGAAGTATGCGCTGTATACCCGTCAAGGCAGGCAAATATATGCCTAA
- the trmL gene encoding tRNA (uridine(34)/cytosine(34)/5-carboxymethylaminomethyluridine(34)-2'-O)-methyltransferase TrmL, with translation MALHIVLVEPEIPANTGNIARTCAATGTHLHLVRPLGFNTDDKTLKRAGLDYWYAVHIEYHDSFEELQALYPEGRYFYATTKATKRYMDIDYQDGDFLVFGKETKGLPPELLAANREHCIRMPMTDKVRSLNLSNSAAIMVYEALRQLDFPGME, from the coding sequence ATGGCATTACACATCGTACTAGTCGAACCGGAAATTCCAGCCAATACGGGCAATATCGCCAGAACTTGCGCCGCAACGGGCACACATCTGCACCTGGTCCGTCCGCTCGGCTTTAATACAGATGACAAAACCTTGAAACGGGCCGGGCTGGATTACTGGTATGCCGTACATATTGAATATCATGATTCCTTTGAGGAGCTGCAGGCACTCTATCCGGAAGGACGCTATTTCTACGCCACGACGAAGGCAACCAAGCGTTATATGGACATTGATTATCAAGACGGGGATTTTTTGGTGTTTGGCAAAGAAACCAAGGGATTGCCGCCGGAGCTGCTAGCCGCGAATCGTGAGCATTGTATTCGCATGCCGATGACCGATAAGGTGCGTTCTTTGAATTTATCCAACTCTGCAGCGATTATGGTATATGAAGCATTGCGTCAATTGGATTTCCCGGGTATGGAATAA
- a CDS encoding DUF2161 family putative PD-(D/E)XK-type phosphodiesterase translates to MAIKHEAELYAPLKAFFELNGYEVKGEVHNCDLVGMKEGADEPLIVELKKTFNLALLLQGIERLKLTPYVYLAVEKSRAKKGAVNQRWAELTGLCGRLGLGLITVTFYKTKAPFVEVLCEPEIAVQKGRTAIRRKERLLYEFRERSGDYNTGGVTRAKLVTAYREKTLRVAAAMNAAEVEQRSSRELQEGHELQEVTPAVLSGISPAAVRDRSGVGSAADILQRNYYGWFRRVSRGRYVLTPAGVQALADYASVLKS, encoded by the coding sequence ATGGCGATAAAGCATGAAGCCGAGCTGTACGCTCCCCTGAAGGCCTTTTTTGAACTAAACGGTTATGAAGTGAAGGGTGAAGTACACAATTGTGACCTTGTCGGCATGAAAGAGGGCGCCGATGAACCGCTGATCGTGGAGCTGAAAAAAACCTTCAATCTGGCCCTTCTGCTCCAGGGCATCGAGCGGTTAAAGCTGACCCCCTACGTTTACCTTGCCGTCGAGAAGAGCCGGGCGAAGAAAGGAGCCGTCAATCAGCGCTGGGCGGAGCTGACGGGGCTCTGCGGACGTTTGGGACTAGGACTCATTACGGTCACCTTCTACAAAACCAAAGCGCCCTTCGTCGAGGTGCTCTGTGAGCCGGAGATCGCCGTGCAGAAGGGACGAACCGCCATCAGGCGCAAGGAACGCCTATTGTATGAATTTCGGGAGCGCAGCGGCGATTACAACACGGGCGGGGTGACGAGAGCCAAGCTGGTTACCGCTTATCGCGAGAAGACGCTGCGCGTTGCTGCTGCCATGAATGCGGCGGAAGTGGAGCAGCGAAGCTCGCGCGAACTGCAGGAGGGGCATGAGCTTCAAGAAGTTACACCCGCGGTGCTGTCCGGTATTTCTCCCGCGGCCGTGCGGGATCGAAGCGGCGTGGGATCGGCGGCTGACATTCTGCAGCGCAATTACTACGGCTGGTTCCGTCGGGTAAGTCGCGGTCGCTACGTGTTGACACCGGCCGGCGTACAAGCTCTGGCAGACTATGCTTCCGTATTGAAATCATAG
- a CDS encoding IS3 family transposase (programmed frameshift), with protein MANFSSDEKLQAVMRYQNGSESMKSIAKSLGLHHTVLLHWIRQYEHHGEEVFKKRYTPYSVQDKLDVLHYIKEHGTSIREAAAVFNIASHSTILSWQRSLELHGIDALQPKKKGRSSMKKDPKQLNDQKSVKGSVEALQKEIELLRMENAYFKKVEYLSSKQGKITKQDKAQVVYELRNEFSVKALLQLADIPRSTYYYWVNTFGMPDKDSELKDVIQAIYEEHQGRYGYRRIRDELMNRGHHVNHKKVQRLMNVLGLKCLVRMKKYRSYKGLVGKIASNILERNFSAEKPNEKWVTDITEIKLFGEKLYLSPVLDLFNGEIITYTIGSRPVYSLVSTMLDQAFDRLTDEDTLLIHSDQGWHYQMKQYRHALEQRGVKQSMSRKGNCYDNAVIENFFGIIKSEFLYINEFESIEQFKQELSTYIDYYNHKRIKAKLKGMSPVQYRTHAQQIA; from the exons ATGGCTAATTTTAGTTCGGACGAAAAATTACAAGCAGTTATGCGTTATCAAAATGGATCAGAAAGCATGAAATCGATTGCGAAATCACTAGGACTCCATCATACTGTCCTTTTACATTGGATTAGACAATATGAGCATCATGGTGAAGAAGTCTTTAAAAAGCGCTATACACCGTATTCTGTACAGGATAAACTAGACGTACTTCATTATATAAAAGAACATGGGACGTCTATTAGAGAGGCAGCTGCAGTATTTAATATTGCGAGTCATAGTACCATTCTAAGCTGGCAAAGAAGCTTAGAGTTACATGGAATAGATGCCCTACAACCAAAGAAAAAGGGGCGTTCATCCATGAAAAAGGATCCAAAACAACTGAATGATCAAAAGTCTGTAAAGGGGTCGGTAGAGGCTTTACAGAAAGAGATAGAACTTTTGCGTATGGAGAATGCTTATT TTAAAAAAGTTGAATACCTTAGTTCAAAACAAGGAAAAATCACCAAACAAGACAAAGCGCAAGTAGTCTATGAACTAAGGAACGAATTTTCGGTGAAAGCACTCCTCCAGCTCGCAGATATCCCACGTAGCACGTATTACTACTGGGTGAATACATTCGGTATGCCGGACAAAGATTCTGAGTTAAAGGACGTTATTCAAGCGATTTATGAGGAGCATCAGGGGCGTTATGGTTATCGCCGTATTCGAGACGAGTTAATGAATCGCGGTCACCATGTGAATCACAAAAAGGTGCAGCGTTTGATGAACGTGTTGGGATTGAAGTGTCTAGTACGCATGAAGAAATATCGTTCATATAAAGGTTTGGTTGGCAAGATTGCATCAAACATTCTAGAGCGTAACTTCTCCGCTGAAAAGCCAAATGAGAAGTGGGTAACGGATATAACAGAGATTAAATTATTTGGAGAAAAACTGTACTTATCCCCCGTGTTAGATCTTTTTAATGGGGAGATTATTACGTATACGATCGGTTCAAGACCCGTCTATTCCCTTGTTTCAACCATGCTAGATCAAGCATTCGATCGACTAACGGATGAAGATACTCTTCTGATTCATTCTGACCAAGGCTGGCATTACCAGATGAAACAGTATCGTCATGCCCTCGAACAACGCGGTGTTAAGCAAAGTATGTCCCGTAAAGGTAACTGTTACGACAACGCGGTCATTGAGAACTTTTTTGGAATCATAAAATCTGAGTTTCTATATATTAATGAATTTGAAAGTATTGAGCAGTTTAAACAAGAACTTTCTACATATATCGATTATTACAATCACAAGCGAATTAAAGCAAAACTAAAAGGCATGAGTCCGGTACAGTACCGAACTCATGCCCAACAAATTGCCTAA
- a CDS encoding PrkA family serine protein kinase codes for MDIFERIASYRAEGDRLAWSGTFREYIEILKKDPSPAMTAHARVYDMIESYGFEESGGQKKYKFFEQEIFGLDRAVEKLVEEYFHSAARRLDVRKRILLLMGPVSGGKSTLVTLLKRGLEKHSRTDRGAVYAIAGCPMQEEPLHLIPMELRPEIEKELGVRIEGNLCPACQLRLKTEYGGDIEKVEVERILISEENRVGIGTFSPSDPKSQDIADLTGSIDFSTITEYGSESDPRAYRFDGELNKANRGLMEFQEMLKCDEKFLWNLLSLTQEGNFKAGRFALISADELIVAHTNESEYKAFIANKKNEALQSRMIVMPIPYNLRVSDEEKIYSKLIGQSDMKHIHIAPHALRSAAIFSVLTRLKETKKQGMDLIKKMRMYDGVEVEGYKEADLKEMQNEYLEEGMSGIDPRYVINRISSALIKQDLQCINALDMLRAIKDGLDQHASIAKEERERYLNFIAAARKEYDDLAKKEVQKAFVYSFEESAKTLFENYLDNIEAFCNWTKIRDPLTDEEMDPDERLMRSIEEQIGVSENAKKAFREEIMIRISAYSRKGKKFEYHNHERLREAIEKKLFTDLKDIVKITTSTKTPDAVQLKRINEVSSRLIEEHGYCPVCANELLRYVGSLLNR; via the coding sequence ATGGATATTTTCGAACGCATAGCATCGTATCGGGCAGAAGGCGACCGTTTGGCGTGGAGCGGCACATTCAGGGAATACATTGAAATACTTAAGAAGGATCCCTCTCCAGCCATGACGGCACATGCCCGTGTATATGACATGATCGAATCCTACGGTTTCGAAGAGAGCGGGGGCCAGAAAAAATATAAGTTTTTTGAACAGGAAATCTTCGGTCTCGACCGGGCTGTCGAGAAACTCGTTGAAGAATATTTCCATTCCGCGGCCCGCAGGCTGGATGTGCGCAAACGCATACTGCTGCTTATGGGGCCTGTCAGCGGCGGGAAATCCACGCTGGTCACGCTGCTGAAGCGCGGCCTGGAGAAGCATTCCCGTACCGACCGCGGAGCGGTATACGCGATCGCCGGCTGCCCGATGCAGGAAGAGCCGCTGCATTTGATTCCGATGGAGCTAAGACCGGAGATCGAGAAGGAGCTCGGCGTCCGGATCGAGGGGAATTTGTGCCCGGCCTGCCAGCTTCGGCTTAAAACCGAGTACGGCGGCGATATCGAAAAGGTTGAAGTTGAACGGATATTAATCTCCGAGGAGAACCGGGTCGGCATCGGCACGTTCAGTCCGTCGGATCCCAAGTCGCAGGACATTGCCGATTTGACCGGCAGCATCGATTTCTCCACCATCACGGAATACGGCTCCGAATCGGATCCGCGCGCCTATCGCTTTGACGGTGAGTTAAACAAAGCGAACCGCGGCTTGATGGAATTCCAGGAGATGCTGAAATGCGACGAAAAATTTCTATGGAACTTGCTCTCCCTGACCCAGGAAGGGAACTTTAAAGCGGGCCGGTTCGCGCTGATAAGCGCGGATGAGCTGATCGTGGCTCACACCAACGAATCCGAGTACAAAGCATTTATCGCCAATAAGAAAAACGAGGCGCTGCAATCCCGGATGATTGTTATGCCGATTCCGTATAACCTGCGAGTCAGCGACGAGGAGAAAATCTACTCGAAGCTGATCGGCCAAAGCGATATGAAGCATATCCATATCGCGCCGCACGCGCTTCGATCTGCCGCGATATTCTCCGTCTTGACGCGTCTGAAGGAAACGAAGAAGCAGGGCATGGATCTGATCAAGAAGATGCGCATGTACGACGGTGTGGAAGTCGAAGGGTATAAAGAAGCGGACCTGAAGGAGATGCAGAATGAATATCTGGAAGAAGGCATGTCCGGGATTGATCCGCGGTATGTCATTAACCGGATATCCAGTGCTTTGATTAAGCAGGATCTTCAATGCATTAACGCGCTGGATATGCTGCGGGCGATCAAGGATGGGCTGGATCAGCATGCCTCGATTGCCAAGGAGGAGCGGGAGCGCTATCTGAATTTTATTGCCGCTGCACGCAAGGAGTATGATGATCTGGCGAAGAAGGAAGTCCAGAAGGCCTTTGTGTATTCCTTCGAGGAGTCTGCCAAGACGCTGTTCGAGAATTATTTGGATAACATCGAAGCATTCTGCAACTGGACGAAAATCCGCGATCCGTTAACCGATGAGGAGATGGATCCGGACGAAAGACTGATGCGTTCGATCGAGGAGCAGATCGGCGTCTCGGAAAACGCAAAGAAGGCTTTCCGGGAGGAGATCATGATTCGCATCTCGGCTTATTCCCGAAAGGGCAAAAAGTTCGAATATCACAATCATGAGCGCCTGCGCGAGGCGATTGAGAAGAAGCTGTTCACCGACCTGAAGGATATCGTCAAGATTACAACCTCGACGAAAACGCCGGATGCCGTGCAGTTAAAACGGATCAACGAGGTGAGCTCCAGACTGATCGAGGAGCATGGGTACTGCCCGGTATGCGCGAACGAGCTGCTGCGTTATGTGGGCAGTCTGTTGAATCGGTAA